In Bubalus kerabau isolate K-KA32 ecotype Philippines breed swamp buffalo chromosome 4, PCC_UOA_SB_1v2, whole genome shotgun sequence, one DNA window encodes the following:
- the CACNG1 gene encoding voltage-dependent calcium channel gamma-1 subunit, translated as MSPTKTLKVRVALLCILVGIVLALVAVVTDHWAVLSPHVEHHNATCEAAHFGLWRICTKRIFVGDKERSCGPITLPGEKNCSYFRHFNPGESSEIFEVTTQKEYSISAAAIAIFSLGFIIVGTLCALLSFRKKRDYLLRPASMFYIFAGLCLSVSAEVMRQSVQRMVDSEHTAWIAHSLAWSFICACVAAALLLVGGLALLLLALPRMPRDPWESCMDAEPEH; from the exons ATGTCCCCGACCAAAACCCTGAAGGTCCGAGTGGCCCTCCTCTGCATCCTGGTGGGCATCGTGCTGGCCCTGGTGGCCGTGGTGACGGACCACTGGGCCGTGCTGAGCCCCCACGTGGAGCACCACAACGCGACCTGCGAGGCGGCCCACTTCGGCCTCTGGCGGATCTGCACGAAGCGGATCTTCGTGGGCGACAAGGAGAGGAGCTGCGGCCCCATCACCCTGCCCGGGG AGAAAAACTGTTCCTACTTCAGGCATTTTAACCCAGGCGAGAGCTCGGAGATCTTCGAAGTCACTACTCAGAAAG AGTACAGCATCTCAGCCGCCGCCATCGCCATCTTCAGCCTGGGCTTCATCATCGTGGGCACCCTCTGCGCGCTCCTGTCCTTCCGGAAGAAGCGGGACTACCTGCTGAGGCCGGCATCCATGTTCTACATCTTCGCTG GCCTCTGCCTCTCGGTGTCAGCGGAGGTCATGCGGCAGTCTGTGCAGCGCATGGTCGACAGCGAGCACACGGCCTGGATCGCGCACTCCCTCGCCTGGTCCTTCATCTGCGCCTGCGTCGCCGCAGCTCTGCTCCTGGTCGGCGGCCTCGCGCTGCTGCTCCTCGCGCTGCCGCGGATGCCCCGCGACCCCTGGGAGTCCTGCATGGACGCCGAGCCCGAGCACTAG